A single region of the Myripristis murdjan chromosome 3, fMyrMur1.1, whole genome shotgun sequence genome encodes:
- the def8 gene encoding differentially expressed in FDCP 8 homolog yields the protein MEYDERLAIFRQGRLNPFDRGEEEDGPQGGKTPPQHEAKPELFSSETRTQSSDRTMDLGLAEDHFSRPVGSFVASDIEQLKLAIEECKRLILELPEHSERQKDTVVKLIHLRLKLQELKDPEEDEPNLRVLLEHRFSKEKSKSVKQTCDKCSTIIWGLIQTWYTCTGCYYRCHSKCMNLITKPCVRSKVSHQSEYELSICPEIGLDRQDYRCAECRTPVSLRGVPSEARQCDYTGQYYCSACHWNDTAIIPARVIHNWEFEPRKVCRSSMRYLALMMSRPVLKLKEINPLLFNFVEELVEIRKLRQDILLMKPYFITCKEAMEARLLLQLHDRQHFVENDDMYSLQDLIDISSGRLSCSLTEIHTTFAKHIKLDCERCQAKGFVCELCKEGDILFPFDSHTSVCHDCSAVFHRDCYYDNSTTCPRCARMTERKQDELSDEKEA from the exons ATGGAGTATGATGAAAGACTTGCCATTTTCCGTCAAGGCCGGCTCAATCCCTTTGATcgtggagaagaagaggatggTCCGCAGGGGGGCAAGACACCCCCCCAACACG AGGCGAAACCTGAACTTTTCTCCTCTGAGACCAGAACCCAGAGCTCAGACCGGACCATGGATCTTGGTCTAGCTGAGGATCACTTCTCAAGGCCTGTG GGCTCCTTTGTGGCGTCAGACATTGAGCAGTTGAAGCTGGCCATTGAGGAGTGCAAGAGGCTGATCTTGGAGCTGCCCGAACACTCGGAGAGACAGAAGGACACGGTGGTGAAACTCATCCACCTGCGTCTCAAACTACAGGAGCTTAAG GACCCGGAGGAGGATGAGCCAAATCTGAGAGTTCTGTTGGAGCACCGCTTTTCCAAGGAGAAGAGCAAGAGTGTGAAACAGACCTGTGACAAGTGTAGCACCATCATCTGGGGCCTAATCCAGACTTGGTACACCTGCACTG gTTGCTATTACCGTTGCCATAGTAAGTGTATGAACCTGATCACCAAGCCCTGtgtgaggtcaaaggtcagccaCCAGTCGGAGTATGAGCTCAGCATCTGTCCTGAGATAGGACTGGACCGGCAAGACTACCGCTGTGCAGAATGCCGCACACCTGTGTCACTGA GGGGCGTCCCTAGTGAGGCCAGGCAATGTGACTACACCGGCCAATATTATTGCAGCGCATGTCACTGGAATGACACGGCCATCATCCCAGCACGTGTCATCCACAACTGGGAGTTTGAACCACGCAAG GTGTGTCGCTCCTCAATGCGTTACCTGGCGCTGATGATGTCACGACCTGTACTGAAGCTGAAAGAGATCAACCCACTGCTGTTTAATTTTGTGGAGGAACTCGTGGAGATTAGG AAGCTTCGTCAAGATATCCTGTTGATGAAACCCTACTTTATTACCTGTAAGGAGGCCATGGAGGCTCGGCTACTTCTGCAG CTCCATGACCGTCAGCACTTTGTGGAGAATGATGACATGTACTCACTACAGGATTTGATTGACATCTCCAGTGGTAGACTCAGCTGCTCGCTTACGGAGATCCATACCACATTTGCTAAGCACATCAAACTAGACTGCGAG cgttGTCAGGCCAAGGGATTTGTCTGTGAGCTGTGTAAGGAGGGAGATATCCTGTTCCCTTTTGACAGTCACACTTCAGTGTGCCACGACTGCTCTGCTGTCTTCCACAG aGATTGTTACTATGACAATTCCACTACCTGTCCGCGATGTGCCCGAATGACTGAGCGCAAGCAGGATGAGCTGTCAGACGAGAAAGAAGCATAA